Within Ovis aries strain OAR_USU_Benz2616 breed Rambouillet chromosome 3, ARS-UI_Ramb_v3.0, whole genome shotgun sequence, the genomic segment GGCAGCATGAGTGAGATGCCAGCCGGGCCTCGTGCGGGAGGGCTCTGCTCGCTGCCCCCCTGTGCTGGGGCGCCATCTGAGTGCTGAGTGCCAAGCCCTGCTGACCTGACTTCATGCCCGCAGGTGGTCTGGGTGCTGGGCGCCCGGCCCCACTGACCTGGCTCCGTGCCTGCAGGTGGTCTGGGTGCTGGGCGCCTGGCCCCACTGACCTGGCTCCGTGCCCGCAGTTGGTCTGGGTGCTGGGCACCCGGCCCCACTGACCTGGCTCCGTGCCCGAAGGTGGTCTGGGTGCTGGGTGCCCGGCCCCGCTGACCTGGCTCCGTGCCCGCAGGTGGTGCGCCGCAGGACTCAGCGGAGGAAGGCCGGCATCACATCGCTGCTCTTCGGTGAGCGCTCCGTGCAGGCGGCCGGGCGCTGGGCTGGGCTCTGAAAGTGGGGCAACGGGGGTGATCAGACTCACACCCCATGtggactctgtgcttccttggAGTTGGGACGAGGCGCAGCCACGGCTGCTATTGTCTCGGCCTCGCAGGGGAGGACGACCTGGAGGCGATGAAGGCCAAAAACATCAAGCAGACGGAGCTGGTGGCAGACCTTCGGGAAGCTATCCTGCGCGTGGCCCGCCACTTCCAGTGCACAGACCCCAAGAACTGCAATGTGGTGAGTCTCTGCGCCCAGCCGTGGGTGCAGGGCTTGACCGGGGCCGCACTTCCCTGGCCTGAGCAGTGGCCTTTCTGCCGCCCTGGCAGGAGCTGACCCCGGACTATAGCATGGAGAGCCACCAGCGGGACCATGAGAACTACGTGGCCTGCTCGCGTGGCCACCCGCGCCGGGCCAAGGCCCTGCTGGACTTCGAGCGCCATGACGACGATGAGCTGGGCTTCCGCAAGAACGACATCATCACGGTGTGTGGGGGGAGCGGGCGCCTTCCCTTGGCAGCGGGTGGGGTGGCCAGGCCCTCGCTTGGCCAGAGCTCCGACCCAGGACAAagccaggcagccagagccaagcTTCGCACGCTTTTCCTTGGCAGATTGTCTCTCAGAAGGATGAGCACTGCTGGGTGGGCGAGCTGAATGGCCTGAGAGGTGAGGCCTCCGTCTGGTCTGTGTCGTGCCGGGCTGGGGGGAGGGCGGGCCAGGCCGCAAGGCTGCGGCGGTGCGGGGTGTGCTCGGTGTCTCTGtctccctgtgtcctcagccCCGTCGGGGGTGGGAGAGCTCAGGACGCAGAGCCGCACGCCTCACGGGCTCTGCTTCTCCCCCAGGCTGGTTTCCAGCCAAGTTCGTGGAAGTCCTGGATGAGCGGAGCAAGGAGGTGAGCACGCACGTGAGGTGGGCCTGTCCCTGGGGGCCGTACTCCTTCTACCCTGAGGCTGGTGCCCTCCTGGGCCCCGGGCTGTGTCCCCTGGGCGTGTGGAGCGCTTGTGAGGATGGGGAGGGGCTGGCTGAGGCCCTCAGACCGTGTCCTCCCCACTCAGTACTCCATCGCGGGGGATGATGCTGTGACAGAGGGGGTCACAGACCTCGTGCGAGGGACCCTCTGCCCAGCCCTCAAGGCCCTGTTTGAACACGGACTGAAGAAGCCTTCGCTGCTCGGGGGCGCCTGCCACCCCTGGCTGTTCATCGAGGAGGTGAGTGTCCGGACTCCGTGGAGCTGGTGGGGAGGTGACCTGCTCAGCTGGACTCTGTGGCTCTGACCTGGTATCTACCCTCGGGTCCCCGACACTCACCGTGCCCCCCAGGCAGCGGGCCGGGAGGTCGAGAGAGACTTCGACTCCGTGTACTCACGCCTGGTGCTGTGCAAGACGTACAGGTAACCTGGCGCCTGCATCCTCCTGCAGGTCGCCCTCCTGGCAGCCTGGGGCCGGGGATGGAGGGTGGGTATGGCCCGAGCCCACTAGGGCGGTGCGGGCAGCTCTGGTCCCCCCTCAGGTTGGATGAAGATGGCAAAGTCCTCACCCCAGAGGAGCTGCTGTACCGGGTAAGGGGGACCGTGGGTGGACTGGCCTCTAGGGTGGGCAGCTGGGGACACCTGAGTGACCGCTGTGCCCCCCAGGCTGTGCAGTCCGTTAACATGACCCACGACGCCGCACACGCACAAATGGACGTGAAGCTCCGCTCCCTCATCTGCGTGGGGCTCAAGTGAGTGTGTGCGCGCCCAtgagcagggtgtgtgtgtgtgtgcgcgtgcccCCACGGGGGGCGGGGCTAAGCCGGGCAGACGGAGGTGGGCGGCGGCCAGGGTGGCTCCCGAAGGTTGTCCTCCAGCATGAGACTGGCCACCGCTTGGCAGGGAGGGATGCTGGGGCCCGTGTAGCACTGGTTCCAGTGAGGTGAGCAGTCAGGGCTCACCGGGGACCTGGCTGCAGGCTGACGGATGCCAGCCTTGGGCGGGCCAGGCAGAGCATGGGGTTTCTGGACTTGCCACCATGCAGAGGGGTGGCGTCCAGGCTGTGCTGACCTGGGGCAGGGGCCCCTGAGATGAGCTCAGAGCACGCCGTGCAGCTGCTGGCCAGCGAGCAGGCGCATCACTGGCTGAGCGACCAGCGGGGCTGAGGGAGGTGGTGATGGCGCCTCAGACGCAGGAGgggtggtgaggggtgggggcgCGGGCCGCTGAGCgggctccctccctgcccccagcgaGCAGGTGCTGCACCTGTGGCTGGAGGTGCTCTGCTCCAGCCTGCCCACCGTGGAGAAGTGGTACCAGCCCTGGTCCTTCCTGCGCAGCCCTGGCTGGGTCCAGATCAAGTGCGAGCTGCGGTGAGGAGACCCTGGGCTCCTGCAGGCCCAGCCGGGGGGTGGCTGAGCCCTGCCAGCGTCTGACAGCCCCCTTtcgccctccagggtcctctgctGCTTCGCATTCAGCCTCTCCCAGGACTGGGAGCTTCCTGCAAAGAGAGAGGTGGGTGGTGGGGCCTGCCTCTCAGGGGACTGTGGCAGTTGGGGCAGGCTGGCATCAGTGCCGGGGGCCGCCTCCCCCAAGCATTTCTGGGTGGCCGAGGCCTCAGGGGGGCCCTGAGTGCTGGCCCTGCCACCTGGCTTCCTCACCGTGTGCCCAGCAGCCATGACAGGAGGGCTGTCtcatgcaggaggagaagaagccCTTGAAGGAGGGCGTCCAGGACATGCTGGTGAAGCACCACCTCTTCAGCTGGGACATCGACGGGTGACgtgctcctccaggggctccccccccccccgcccccacaaaGCAAGGAGAGAACGGCCAGCCCTGGCCAGCTCCAAGCTGCAGGGTCGAGGGGAGGACATGCTCCAGAGTTCTGACTGGGCACCATGGTGGGGGGgtcagagaggcagagaagggcagagggTGGCAGGAACAGGTAGGAGTGCCCTGTCCTGCCAGCGTCTTTACAGAGGCCCTGGGCCCAGCTCCACGAAGCCAACCAAAAACCTCGTGAGGAGGTGGAGCGCCAGCTTTGTGCTGTCAGGTTTTGCTCAGGAAGAGCGTGGGGGTGGCTGAAGGCTCCTGGGCATCCGTGATTTATAAATAAACTCTTGTCTTTGAGAAAGCACCTCCCTGCCTCTCATCCAGCCAGGGCTGGGAAGTGGCATCAGGGTCAGGGCGTGGACACCTGGGACCCGGCCCTACCGCCCATGTCTTGTCTAACGTGGATTGAATGAGATGGACCAGCaagaggtgtttttgtttttattttaaaaagttcacaCAGCTATCCCACCTCCGGTTTTGGTGACTCCACCCCTCGTCCCCTGTGGATGACTGTGACGGGCAGGAGGCGGCGGCCAGAGCCTGAGGGCCGCCTCGGGCTCCCCTGCCAACCCTGGCCGTGGTGGCTGCAGTGAGGCAGCAGACGGAATGTGGGCAGGAAGCACCCCGCCCTCGTGGCACTGATAAGGAGCAGGAAGCAGGAGGGTGGGGCTCAGGCTGTGGCGAGGTGGCTACACGTCAAACACAAGTGATGGGCGGGACCGCGGTAAGCCGCGCCCGGCCCTGGGAGCGGTGGTCTCCAGGCCCTTCTGTGCAGAAGGCGGGGGCAGCTGCACCCACCCCCGCCGAGATATATGTGTATACGTATGGCGATATATAACATAGAGGTATGTACACCTGTACAGAAACTGCCACCAACCATACATGGCTGCGCTACAGCAAGACACTAGGAGGCAGGGAGCCCCTCCTGGGAGGCCTGGGACGCTGGTGTTGGCGCCGCGAGGATGGTGAGGTAGAGGCCCAGCCCGTGCCCCCTCGGGGCAAGAGAGGACACGCGGGCCCGGGCTCTGCCTCAGCCCCGGGCCTCGCCTCCTGAGCAGACCGCAGCTGGCAAGTGCACCCCGACCTCACAGAAGGAGGTCAAATAGAAGCCCGGCCCATGCAGGCCTCTGCGAGCCCGGGGCGGGGCCCGGCACCGCCTCCCTGGAGCGGGCAGGGCCTGTGATTGTCAGGACTTCCGGCCTCACGGAGGGGCGGGATGGGGCTGGAAAGTGCCGGGCGCCCCGGAGTTCTCGGGGCCTCTAGCCCTCCCACCCCCGGGAGCTACAAGCAGGAGTCCCAGTGCAACTGCAGGTCGTGGCCGTCGAGGAAGTCCGTGGAGAAGAGGCTGGGGGCCGTGGTGCTGAGCGGCGCCAGGCTGAGCACCGGCCCGCCCGACGACAGCTCCAGCCAGTCCATGCTGTCCAGGTGCCCGTCGGCCAAGTCTAGGCCCACACCGCTGGGCTCAGGCGCAAAGTGCAATTCCGAGGTGTCcatgggggatggggggtggtCCAGGATGGCGGAGCTGCTCAGCATCTGGCTGTGGAGGTCGTCGATGAGGGAGAGGGGTTCCGGTCCCTCGTGTCCGCCAGTCAGCAGCGGCAGCCCTGTGCTGCtctccaggaagtcctccaggCGCCCAGGCAGGGCCGGCGAGCCCGACGGCGGCGGGGCGGCCTGAGGGAGCTCGGCCGCAGGCGAGGGCTGGGCGGCCAGGGGCGAGCCGCAGGCTGCTGTGGGGGGCGCCTTCTCTTTCCCTGGCTCCTTGAAATCCGCTGAGATCTCTGCCAATTGAGAAAGCAAAGGGGCTTCAGAAGCCAGCCTGAGTGTGACCTGCAATTGGAGCCCCCCCTTACAGCACATACAGATATTAGctcaaaatgggccaaagacctacaTTTAGGAGCCAAGactagaaaagaaaagggaacaacTCTGTGACACGGAAGTCAGTAGTGATTTCTTGGTTGTAacaccaagtgaaagtgaaatcgctcagtcgtgtccgactctttgcgaccccatggactgtagcccaccaggctcctctgtccgtgggattttccaggcaagagtactggagtgggttgccatttccttctccaggagatcttcccgacccagggatcgaacccgggtctcctgcattgtagacagacgctttaccatctgagccaccagggaagtcctcaacaccaaaagcataggcaaagaaaaaataaactggcCATCATAAACATTCAAAACTTCGTACATCAAAGATCActattgaaaatgaaaagaccatacagcaactatatttcaaaaaagttaaaatcagTGATAAGCCAAgccatggaatgggagaaaatacttgcaaaccgTGTATCTAGGTAAGTGATTGGTACCCAGAATAACTCTGAGAACTCAACAACAACCAGCTGGAAAATGGACCAAGAATAAGACATTTCTCCAGAAGAATATGCACAGGTGGCCTataagcacatgagaagatgctcaacactaGTAATATCAGGGAAAGACAAAAATTTGAGAAtgagtgttggtgaggatgtggaccAACTGGACCCCTTGTGAGTGGCTGGTGTGAATGAAAATAGTGCAGCTGTGTGGAAAACAGTCCTGCAGTTCCTCCAGACGTGAAACACCCAGAATGACTCAGCCGGCAGCTCAGCCTCTACATGCGCACCCCAAAGAACGGGATCACGGACTCAGACACCAGTGCTCAGGACAGCGTTgctcacaacagccaaaaggcagaaacagCCGAAAGTGGGTGAAGGGATAAGGAATGACCCGCACGTCCAGTGGATGAAGGGATAAACACATTGGTACTGACACAATGGAACACTATTCAGCCCCAAAGAAATTCTGGTAAAAGCTACATGGAAgaaccttgagggtattatgctaagtgaagccAGCCAGAGATAAGGAGAAAGTGGATGACTGCACTCCCACCCGTTGAGAACAGTCAGTTccagagacaggaagcagaaagGGGGGGAACAGGGAGTTAGTGTGAAGGTGACGGTCAGCACGGGACGATGCAAGAGTCCTAGAAACAGGGAgcagtgatggctgcacaaccaTGTAAATGAACCTCATGCTGCTGAGTTTGCACCTTTCAAAGATGACTGTGGTGGAAAaccatgttatatatattttatcacaataaaaaaaaagtaatgcagAAACCAGGCTTGCTCCTTGGCCTTCCAGGTCCCATCCCAGCCGAGCGCCAGATGCCCAGCCCCGCTccccgcctccctctccctcagcgGGCCTGCGCGCCCCCCCACCTGCGGACGCCCTCTCCGAGGCTCTGTGGCTCTCTGGGGGCAAACAACCCCAGCTTCCTCCTCTGCCGTCTCTTCTCAGCTTCCCACAGCCCCTCTTCTGGCAGCCCTACCCTCCCGGAGCCTCAGCGCCACCGGCCTTAATTAGGAACGTACCCCAGGCCCCCACTGCAGACCCTGCAATCTGGGGAGTCTCCCCAAGATCAAAACCAGTGACCTCGATTGTTTTGTAATTGAGGTTAAATCCACCACTTTAAAGTGTCCAAGCTCATGAGCTCTTACTCTTCCTACTGACACAATTAAATCCCTCAGGAGAGAAGCTGCCTATTTCTCTGCCCGCGCAGACACGCCCCTGGAGTCTCCTTCACCTCCAGACCACCAGCTCGTCCCACCAGCAGGCAAACACGCCTCCTTTCCACACCCACCCCTTTGTGGGGGACCCCCTGCAGAGAGTGGTCTAGACCTGCTGTCTCCCACAGCCCCAGCCTCTCCAACTGGCTTCAGGCAGGCTCTGGCCGCCGACCCACTGTCTGGGCTGAGGTCACCAGCCGCCACCACGACACGGCCAGGTCTCGGTCCCCAGCTTTCCTGAGCAGCCCTCAGTGGCCCTGGGCCTTGATCCTCTTGAGGGTATAGCTCCCTCTCCGACCCCTGGTCAGCCTCAGCAGCTTgaaccaccacccctccccccgccaCTTCCTCCTCTCTGCACACCCAGCCTCCCGCACAGCCCCCCCCTACTCCTGCCCTCAGCCCAGACCTCCCCTGGGCTGGCCTGGTGGTCCCCCCATTCAGTCTAGGGGCTGAGGCGCCCACGCCCCCGAGCGCTCACACTGCTGCTAACACCGCGCCCCCGGCCGCCGTGTCCCCTGGCCACACACCTAACAGCCACAGGAAACTGAACTGGCTCTCTGCAGATGCTCCTGGGCTCAGCCCTCCTGTGGCCCCCTCACACCCCGCTCTCCTGGATCACCAGCCTCCCTGTCTGCCCTTCCAGAGGAGCCACCCTTCATGCGAAGCTGTGCTATGGCTCCCAGCGTCGCCCAGGGTCCTGGCGCCCCCAGGCCTCTGTACCACCCACACCCGCTCCAGTCCGCCCTGCAGTGCTGAACAGCACCCAGCAACCCTGACCCCGACCACCCCTCCACCTGGGACCCTTGCCTCCTCCTGCTTTTCTTGACGCTCTGACGGACAGTTTGTTTATTCCTCCATCACCTCCCCACAACAGACGCAAGGCCCGCAGAGGTGGGCGTCTCTCACTGCCTCACCCTGGGCTGTGGGCACAGTGCTGGGCACGCGGTGCAATGGCTCAGGATAAGACAAACGTGTGCTGAAGATGCCCCCCACGGGGCCCTGCCCGGCTTCTGGGACGCGCCTCACACGCCGCTGCCTCCTAAGTACTTACCAGGCCTGCCAGGCATTGTGTCAAGAACCAAACCAAACCCAATCACCCAAGCCCAAGCTGGAGACACGGGGGCAGGCAGGAGGGCGGGGGAGGCAGCGTGGGGCCTGAACTTTACCTCCACTCTGAATCAGAATGTCAAACAGGTCATCCATCTGCTGGCTCGAGGAACCATTCTCCTGTAGGCCAAAGATCAGAAAAACATGAAGACCTACGACAGGAAGCCCCAGCTTGGCTCAGAGCAGACCCTCCCGGCCCCGAGCCAGCAGTCAGGCCCCCGCGGGCTGCGCCAGGCTCCCACAGCCCACCCTCTCTCCTGCCCCAACACCCCCTCTCCAAGGCCTTTTGGAGGCCCCCTCCCATGAGACCCGGGGGACTGTGACCACCCACCCCACAGGCCCCTGGCCACCCTCTTTACCTGCGGCCTGGGCTGCTGGCTCACGGCTTCCTCGTAGCCAGGCGGCTCCTTCTTAGGCTGAGAAGCGGGGGTCCCAaacaggggctggggtgggggctccaGGTCCATGCGGCCCGGGGGGCCGGGAGCTGGAGACTCAGGCTGGGACAGAGGCTGAAGGAAGACGAGAACCACGGCCGGCTGAGGGCGGCAGCCCGGGCCCCGCACCAGGCAGGCAAAGCAGGAAGCATCCACCTCCGCCCAGGCCAGCGGACGGTGCAGCTGCACGCGCTCTCGGGGAGCTTCGTGGACACCCCCGGGGAAGAAGCCATACAGGATGGGGGTGGCCCTGACCTCTGACCCTACCGAGGACGAGTGGCTCCCTGGGAGCCCAGGGCACAGGTGGGAGCTCCAAGCTGACCGCCCCTCCCCTTCCTGGAGCTTCTGCTCAGGGCCCGGGTCCCTTCCGGAGTCCCCAGGTCCTAtcaccgcccccaccccgcaAGCCCTGCAGGGCTGAGGCCACACAAAGCCTAAGCAGGCTTACCTTTGGCGCAGGCTGAGCAGAGGGTCTGGGCTGTGAGGGCGGTGGCAGCAGGGAGCCAACTGCCAGCGTCGCCTTGCTGGGGGACAGGTGGCCTCTCTGAGGGGAAGAGGGGCAGGGCTCCCgtcaggccccgccccctcccgggaacaccccaccctgcagcaggggcagcaggggcaggaggggccCGCCTGGTGGGGCCACAGACAAGCTCTGACACTAAGGGCCACGGCCGGGGGCAGGCCCTCACAGCTCCACCTGCAAGGCTGGGGGTCTCACACAGGGGCCCCAACCTCCCCAACTCCCACACAGTCTCAGCCCTGCGTGGGTGACCTCGGGTGGGCAGCCCTCGTTTGGGAGGGCTGAAGGGGACGATCCAAGGACGTGAGCGCAACCTGCCCCCCTGGGGGCACCGTCACTGAATGCCCTCTCGCCCTCCCATGGGTCCTGCACCCCCTGCCCCAGGTACCTGCTGTGGGCTCCCGCTGGCCAGGCCAGGGCTGTCTGTGTTCTTCTTGGTCACGGTGAGGACAAGATGGGTCCCTGCAGAGTCAGTCAGGAGGGGGGGTGGTGTGACCCCCTTGACGAGGCTGGGGCCCTGTGGGCCCAGCAGCAGCTGTGGGGCTGGGGCCGGTTCAGGCTCGGGCAGCACGGCTTCCTGCTTCACCACCACGACCGGGGGCACAAGGGCACACGTGTCTGTGTGGGGGGTGGCAGGGGCCGCGAGGCTGGGGCTGAAGGGGAGCTCAGGGCCCGGGGGCTGCCGGCTCAGCTGGCAGCTGGTGAAGCTGTTCTCCTGCTTCACCGCGGGGCCCAGAGTGACCAGGGCCGGGGCCGGCTCAGGCTCGGGCCCCACAGCCTCCTGCTTCACCACCACGGCCGGGGACACCAGGGCGCGGGTGTCTGcgtggggggcggcgggggccgaGAGGCTGGGGCTGAAGGGGAGCTCAGGGCCTGGGGGCCGCCGGCTGAGCTGGCAGCTGGCCAGGCTGCTCTCCTGCTTCACCGCGGGGCCCGGGCCaagcggggtgggggcgggggccggctgctgggccctcttctcctgctccaGCTGCAGCCTGAGCCACTCCaccagctgctgcttctgccGGAGCATGCGCGTCAGCTCCTCGATCTGTTTGTCCTTCTCCTGCAGCATCTGGTCCTTGTCCCGGCCCTCCAGCTCGGCCCGCGCCCCCGGGCTCCGGCAGCAGGCCCCAGGGCGGGGGCCCTCCTCCTTCACGAGGACCTGCAGCGGCGAGGCCTGCAGCGTGAGCTGGGTCACCGGAGACGTCACCATCTCGCCAAAGCTGTCCCCCGGCGTGGAGTTCTCGTCGCCTGTGCTGAGCAGTGACCGctctgagggggtgggggagacaggGGGCGTGGAGCCCGTGCTGCCGAACTTCACCACACCGTTGCTGGTCACCGTGGCCACCACCACCTCGGCCGGGGCCAGGCCCGCTGCCACCAGGGCGGGCCCCGTGCTGAGCCGGGCGGTGGGGAAGGCGACCACCACCTCACCCGCCTTGGGCAGGAGGGAGGTGGCGGGGGCCTTGGGCGCTCCGGGGCTGGCAGGGGTGACCTGCTCCTGGTAGGCACGCAGGCGTTCAATCAGGTCTGTCTTGGTGCCCGAGACGGGCAGTGACCGCAACTTCAGCTCCTGCTTCAGCTCTGCCACCTGCGTAGGCACAGGAGTCAGGGCCACTGGGGGGCGGAGAGCAACACCAGCCTCCATCCAGTGGGCCTCATCTTCCTGGGCCCCACCAGCCACTTCAGACACATCAAGGCCCGGCCCTGCCACAGCCTGGAGGAAGAGGCCTGCTTCTGCGGCCCCTCCTCCCCGTCCTCGCCCCTTGGCTGGGCAGGACACGTCCACAGTTGTCTCCAGCCCCAGCCTGCGCTCAACCAACACTCAAGTAAACACTCTGcatctcacagatgagaaaactgagctcaGGACAGTGAAATGACTCCTCGGAAGTCATACTGGTGATGTCACGGTGGGCAGAGCTAGGAATGAGGGCCGGGTCTCTAGGATACCAAGGCCCGTGTTCAGCTCCCCACCCAAGGG encodes:
- the MRTFA gene encoding myocardin-related transcription factor A isoform X4, producing MGRSAVRIFIEEAFVLSKDVLQLKLQQRRTREELVSQGIMPPLKSPAAFHEQRRSLERARTEDYLKRKIRSRPERSELVRMHILEETSAEPSLQAKQLKLKRARLADDLNEKIAQRPGPMELVEKNILPVESSLKEAIIVGQVNYPKVADSSSFDEDSSDALSPEQPASHESQGSVPSPLEARVSEPPPSATSVSPAQVVSQLPVGPESGETLFLAEQPPLPPSLTNGTAVPTAKPLPTLIKQSQPKSAGEKSQRSKKAKELKPKVKKLKYHQYIPPDQKQDKGAPPMDSSYAKILQQQQLFLQLQILNQQQQQQQQQHYNYQTILPAPPKPAGEAGGSAGGPPSRSLSSTSSSSSSGAPGPSGLVRQNSTSLTGKPGALPANLDDMKVAELKQELKLRSLPVSGTKTDLIERLRAYQEQVTPASPGAPKAPATSLLPKAGEVVVAFPTARLSTGPALVAAGLAPAEVVVATVTSNGVVKFGSTGSTPPVSPTPSERSLLSTGDENSTPGDSFGEMVTSPVTQLTLQASPLQVLVKEEGPRPGACCRSPGARAELEGRDKDQMLQEKDKQIEELTRMLRQKQQLVEWLRLQLEQEKRAQQPAPAPTPLGPGPAVKQESSLASCQLSRRPPGPELPFSPSLSAPAAPHADTRALVSPAVVVKQEAVGPEPEPAPALVTLGPAVKQENSFTSCQLSRQPPGPELPFSPSLAAPATPHTDTCALVPPVVVVKQEAVLPEPEPAPAPQLLLGPQGPSLVKGVTPPPLLTDSAGTHLVLTVTKKNTDSPGLASGSPQQRGHLSPSKATLAVGSLLPPPSQPRPSAQPAPKPLSQPESPAPGPPGRMDLEPPPQPLFGTPASQPKKEPPGYEEAVSQQPRPQENGSSSQQMDDLFDILIQSGEISADFKEPGKEKAPPTAACGSPLAAQPSPAAELPQAAPPPSGSPALPGRLEDFLESSTGLPLLTGGHEGPEPLSLIDDLHSQMLSSSAILDHPPSPMDTSELHFAPEPSGVGLDLADGHLDSMDWLELSSGGPVLSLAPLSTTAPSLFSTDFLDGHDLQLHWDSCL